A stretch of Melospiza georgiana isolate bMelGeo1 unplaced genomic scaffold, bMelGeo1.pri scaffold_29, whole genome shotgun sequence DNA encodes these proteins:
- the LOC131096383 gene encoding olfactory receptor 14J1-like: LHYGTLLGSRACAHMAAAAWASAFLNAVVHTANTFSLPLCRGNALGQFFCEIPQILKLSCSKSYLRDFGLLAVSAYLSFGCFVFIVFSYMQIFRAVLRIPCEQGRHKAFSTCLPHLAVISLFYSTGTFAYLKPPSISSPSLDLALSVLYSVVPPWPPSKIRPDVHLQTEEDPSPRGWEELK; encoded by the exons ctgcactacgggaccctcctgggcagcagagcttgtgcccacatggcagcagctgcctgggccagtgcctttctcaatgctgtggtgcacacagccaatacattttccctgcccctgtgccgtggcaatgccctgggccagttcttctgtgaaatcccacagatcctcaaactctcctgctccaaatcctaccTTAGGGATTTTGGGCTGCTTGCTGTTAGTGCCTATTTAtcatttggttgttttgtgttcattgttttctcctatatgcagatcttcagggctgtgctgaggatcccctgtgagcagggacggcacaaagctttttccacctgcctccctcacctggccgtgATCTCTCTTTTCTATAGCACTGGCACAtttgcctacctgaagcccccctccatttcctccccatccctggatctggccctgtcagttctgtactcagtggtgcctcca TGGCCCCCATCAAAAATCCGTCCCGATGTGCACCTCCAGACAGAAGAAGATCCCTCCCCCAGAGGTTGGGAGGAGTTGAAGTAA